The Nocardioides sp. S-1144 genome includes a region encoding these proteins:
- a CDS encoding sensor histidine kinase has product MTRLAGTVRSPVAQFLAAGLLVLVVLLVVTNALAGRAAREEALSDAGATTEVLARSVAERSLPRGLVTGEPGAVDRFDHQVRTRLVTDQVRRVKIWNREGRIVWSDEARLFGEDFALDEEELDVLDHGGTDAEVSDLAEPENRYERDGGSLVEVYTRIESPEGEPLLFEAYFDADEIQERQAELVAPFRTITVGSLLLVLVLATSLLWVLTRRLTRAAVERERLLVAAADASDAERRRIARDLHDGVVQDLAGTSFALSALARRPGDPAEREQLLDATTSLRSSMRSLRSLLVEIHPPGLGADDLEAALHDLTAGAADLGVEVAISVAGLGGVPDDTVALVWRVAQEATRNALRHARARRLEVTVVRPGAEVVLTVSDDGVGFDPAAAGDGSFGLRGLASLARDHGGRLDVVSSVGSGTTVRLEVGA; this is encoded by the coding sequence ATGACGCGACTCGCCGGCACGGTGCGGAGCCCGGTGGCCCAGTTCCTGGCCGCCGGGCTCCTCGTGCTGGTGGTGCTGCTGGTCGTGACGAACGCCCTCGCCGGCCGCGCGGCGCGCGAGGAGGCGCTCTCCGACGCCGGCGCCACCACCGAGGTGCTGGCCCGGTCGGTCGCCGAGCGCTCGCTCCCGCGCGGTCTCGTCACCGGTGAGCCCGGGGCCGTCGACCGCTTCGACCACCAGGTGCGGACCCGGCTGGTCACCGACCAGGTGCGGCGGGTGAAGATCTGGAACCGCGAGGGTCGGATCGTGTGGTCCGACGAGGCCCGGCTGTTCGGTGAGGACTTCGCCCTCGACGAGGAGGAGCTCGACGTGCTCGACCACGGTGGCACCGACGCCGAGGTCTCCGACCTCGCCGAGCCCGAGAACCGCTACGAGCGCGACGGCGGGAGCCTGGTCGAGGTCTACACGCGCATCGAGTCGCCCGAGGGCGAGCCGCTGCTGTTCGAGGCCTACTTCGACGCCGACGAGATCCAGGAGCGCCAGGCCGAGCTCGTCGCGCCCTTCCGCACGATCACGGTCGGCTCCCTGCTCCTGGTGCTCGTGCTGGCCACGTCGCTGCTGTGGGTGCTGACCCGGCGCCTGACCCGGGCCGCCGTCGAGCGCGAGCGGTTGCTGGTCGCGGCCGCCGACGCATCCGACGCCGAGCGCCGCCGGATCGCACGCGACCTGCACGACGGCGTCGTCCAGGACCTGGCCGGGACGTCGTTCGCCCTGTCGGCCCTGGCCCGGCGCCCGGGGGACCCGGCCGAGCGCGAGCAGCTGCTGGACGCGACGACGAGCCTGCGGTCGAGCATGCGGAGCCTGCGCTCCCTGCTCGTCGAGATCCACCCGCCCGGGCTGGGCGCCGACGACCTGGAGGCCGCGCTGCACGACCTGACCGCCGGCGCCGCGGACCTCGGCGTCGAGGTCGCGATCTCCGTCGCGGGCCTCGGTGGCGTCCCCGACGACACCGTGGCCCTCGTCTGGCGGGTCGCGCAGGAGGCCACCCGCAACGCGCTGCGCCACGCACGGGCCCGGCGCCTCGAGGTCACCGTCGTCCGCCCCGGCGCCGAGGTGGTGCTGACCGTCAGCGACGACGGCGTCGGCTTCGACCCCGCCGCGGCCGGTGACGGGTCGTTCGGCCTGCGGGGGCTGGCGAGCCTGGCCCGCGACCACGGCGGTCGCCTCGACGTCGTGTCCTCGGTCGGGTCGGGCACGACGGTGCGTCTCGAGGTGGGCGCGTGA
- a CDS encoding response regulator, translating to MSGPTPGRAVRVVLVDDHAVVRGGLAQLLGAVDDIDVVGQAATGAEALVVVADVAPDVVVMDLQMPDVDGVTATRRILAEHPVTQVLVLTSYSDAERIVAALDAGAVGYLLKDADPDDLIEGVRAVSRGESPIHPRAARSLLTARAQGPGRAGRVELTPRETEVLALVRDGLANKQVARRLGITERTVKAHLTSAFARIGVQDRTQAALWAERNDLG from the coding sequence GTGAGCGGGCCCACGCCAGGGCGCGCGGTCCGGGTCGTGCTGGTCGACGACCACGCGGTGGTCCGGGGCGGGCTCGCGCAGCTGCTCGGCGCCGTCGACGACATCGACGTCGTCGGTCAGGCCGCGACCGGCGCCGAGGCGCTCGTGGTGGTCGCGGACGTCGCGCCCGACGTCGTGGTGATGGACCTGCAGATGCCCGACGTCGACGGCGTCACCGCGACGCGCCGGATCCTCGCCGAGCACCCCGTCACCCAGGTGCTGGTGCTGACGTCGTACTCCGACGCCGAGCGCATCGTCGCCGCGCTCGACGCCGGCGCCGTCGGCTACCTGCTCAAGGACGCCGATCCCGACGACCTCATCGAGGGCGTGCGTGCCGTCAGCCGGGGGGAGTCCCCGATCCACCCGCGGGCCGCACGGTCCCTGCTCACCGCCCGCGCGCAGGGCCCGGGCCGGGCGGGACGCGTCGAGCTCACCCCCCGGGAGACCGAGGTGCTCGCGCTCGTGCGCGACGGCCTGGCCAACAAGCAGGTCGCCCGACGCCTCGGCATCACCGAGCGGACCGTCAAGGCCCACCTGACCTCGGCCTTCGCCCGGATCGGCGTCCAGGACCGGACCCAGGCGGCCCTCTGGGCCGAGCGCAACGACCTGGGATGA
- a CDS encoding DUF4192 domain-containing protein, whose protein sequence is MTPKPSQPATPSTGATRTTLTARTPEDLLAAAAVVLGFWPTESVVLLTLDARHRFHARVDLPPPDDPVALAEVADSLLRPATRHGAGRVVLLVYTDDARAAAAAWTALREAFARSPVVVVEAVRVAAARWYPLLARDPALRTAGVAYSTDALATHPFLAHAVLDGRVTHGSRGDLAATLAPDPAGVAAVAALLAPAHDDPAHDDPSGDDPAEDAWAEVLVRTHLDAGTCCSDPEAARLLRGMRSRRVRDAAWSGIAPGRARAAVVLLSDLVRRSPPHLRSAPAALLGWAAWQAGDGALAWCAVDRCREVDPGCTLADLVAEALERAVPPTAWSATARDPGRAEGLDSA, encoded by the coding sequence ATGACCCCGAAGCCCTCGCAGCCCGCGACTCCCTCCACCGGCGCCACCCGCACCACCCTCACCGCCCGCACCCCCGAGGACCTGCTGGCGGCCGCCGCCGTCGTCCTCGGGTTCTGGCCGACCGAGTCGGTGGTGCTGCTGACGCTCGACGCCCGGCACCGCTTCCACGCACGCGTCGACCTGCCCCCACCCGACGACCCGGTCGCGCTGGCCGAGGTGGCCGACTCGCTGCTGCGTCCCGCCACCCGTCACGGGGCCGGCCGGGTCGTCCTGCTGGTCTACACCGACGACGCCCGGGCGGCCGCCGCGGCGTGGACGGCGCTGCGCGAGGCCTTCGCGCGCAGCCCGGTGGTGGTCGTGGAGGCGGTGCGGGTGGCGGCGGCGCGCTGGTACCCGCTGCTCGCCCGCGACCCGGCCCTCCGCACGGCGGGGGTCGCCTACAGCACCGACGCGCTGGCCACGCACCCGTTCCTGGCGCACGCCGTCCTCGACGGCCGGGTCACGCACGGGTCGCGCGGCGACCTGGCCGCCACGCTCGCGCCCGACCCGGCCGGCGTCGCGGCGGTCGCGGCCCTGCTCGCCCCGGCCCACGACGACCCGGCCCACGACGACCCGTCCGGCGACGACCCGGCCGAGGACGCGTGGGCCGAGGTGCTGGTCCGCACCCACCTCGACGCCGGCACCTGCTGCAGCGACCCCGAGGCCGCCCGGCTGCTCCGGGGGATGCGGTCGCGCCGGGTGCGCGACGCGGCGTGGTCCGGGATCGCCCCCGGGCGGGCGCGGGCGGCCGTCGTCCTGCTGAGCGACCTGGTGCGACGCAGCCCCCCGCACCTGCGCTCCGCCCCCGCCGCGCTGCTCGGCTGGGCCGCCTGGCAGGCCGGCGACGGAGCGCTCGCGTGGTGCGCCGTCGACCGGTGTCGCGAGGTCGACCCCGGCTGCACGCTGGCCGACCTGGTGGCCGAGGCGCTCGAGCGCGCGGTCCCGCCGACGGCCTGGTCGGCGACGGCGCGCGACCCCGGCCGCGCGGAGGGCCTGGACTCGGCCTGA
- a CDS encoding glutamate--cysteine ligase family protein, producing the protein MGEEVDLQEFTPADRTRHREKVRRCLDVFARMLREAAFDTDDPMTGLEVELNLVDEVGDPALRNAEALAAIADPDFQTELGQFNIEINVPPAKLREGGLETFEENLRRSLNDAEEKSAAVGAHLVMIGVLPTLAEGHMGMHSISANPRYKLLSEQILHARGEDLIISVKGGSGAGAESLETTSDSIVPEAACTSTQLHVQTSPDQFAAYWNASQAISAIQLAVGANSPYLLGRQLWRETRIPLFEQATDTRGEELKAQGVRPRVWFGERWVTSVFDLFEENVRWFSALLPITDEEDPLAVLESGGTPSLSELRLHNGTIYRWNRPVYDINNGVPHLRVENRVLAAGPTVADTMANAALYFGLVRALAESERPLWSQMSFSAAEENFHVAAQHGIDAQVYWPGVGQVPATELVLRRLLPLAHEGLASWGVETETADRLLGIIEQRCLLRTNGAEWFVDAMRARATSGGDRFDDLRATLLEYRERMHTNEPVHTWS; encoded by the coding sequence ATGGGCGAAGAGGTCGACCTCCAGGAGTTCACCCCCGCGGACCGCACCCGGCACCGCGAGAAGGTGCGTCGGTGCCTCGACGTCTTCGCACGGATGCTGCGCGAGGCGGCGTTCGACACCGACGACCCGATGACCGGGCTCGAGGTCGAGCTCAACCTCGTCGACGAGGTCGGCGACCCGGCGCTGCGCAACGCCGAGGCGCTGGCCGCGATCGCCGACCCCGACTTCCAGACCGAGCTCGGGCAGTTCAACATCGAGATCAACGTGCCGCCCGCCAAGCTGCGCGAGGGCGGCCTGGAGACCTTCGAGGAGAACCTCCGGCGCAGCCTGAACGACGCCGAGGAGAAGTCGGCCGCGGTCGGCGCGCACCTGGTGATGATCGGCGTGCTGCCGACGCTGGCCGAGGGCCACATGGGCATGCACAGCATCAGCGCCAACCCGCGCTACAAGCTGCTCAGCGAGCAGATCCTGCACGCGCGCGGCGAGGACCTGATCATCTCGGTCAAGGGCGGCAGCGGCGCCGGCGCGGAGTCGCTCGAGACGACGTCCGACTCGATCGTCCCCGAGGCCGCCTGCACCAGCACGCAGCTGCACGTGCAGACCTCGCCGGACCAGTTCGCGGCGTACTGGAACGCCTCCCAGGCGATCTCGGCCATCCAGCTCGCGGTCGGCGCCAACTCGCCGTACCTGCTCGGCCGGCAGCTGTGGCGCGAGACCCGGATCCCGCTCTTCGAGCAGGCCACCGACACCCGCGGCGAGGAGCTCAAGGCCCAGGGAGTCCGGCCCCGCGTCTGGTTCGGGGAGCGCTGGGTGACCTCGGTCTTCGACCTCTTCGAGGAGAACGTGCGCTGGTTCTCGGCGCTGCTGCCGATCACCGACGAGGAGGACCCGCTCGCCGTCCTCGAGTCCGGCGGCACGCCGTCGCTGTCCGAGCTGCGGCTCCACAACGGCACCATCTACCGCTGGAACCGGCCCGTCTACGACATCAACAACGGCGTGCCGCACCTGCGCGTCGAGAACCGGGTCCTCGCCGCCGGCCCCACGGTCGCCGACACGATGGCCAACGCCGCGCTGTACTTCGGCCTGGTCCGCGCGCTCGCGGAGAGCGAGCGGCCGCTGTGGTCGCAGATGTCGTTCAGCGCCGCCGAGGAGAACTTCCACGTCGCCGCCCAGCACGGCATCGACGCCCAGGTCTACTGGCCCGGCGTCGGCCAGGTGCCGGCGACCGAGCTGGTGCTGCGCCGGCTGCTGCCGCTGGCCCACGAGGGGCTCGCGTCGTGGGGCGTCGAGACCGAGACCGCCGACCGGCTCCTCGGGATCATCGAGCAGCGCTGCCTGCTGCGCACCAACGGCGCGGAGTGGTTCGTCGACGCGATGCGCGCGCGGGCGACGTCGGGCGGCGACCGGTTCGACGACCTCCGGGCGACGCTGCTGGAGTACCGCGAGCGGATGCACACCAACGAGCCGGTGCACACCTGGTCGTGA
- a CDS encoding universal stress protein, translating to MSTVVVGYVPKPEGEAALDKAIEEARLRGSDLVVVHSYRAQGDEGEPDLVGARAKLDASGVAYDLRQLVRGLEASEDLVSVAASSDADLIVIGLRRRTPVGKLILGSNAQRVLLDAHCPVLAVKA from the coding sequence ATGTCGACCGTGGTCGTGGGATACGTGCCCAAGCCCGAGGGCGAAGCTGCCCTCGACAAGGCCATCGAGGAGGCGCGGCTGCGGGGCTCCGACCTCGTCGTCGTCCACTCCTACCGGGCGCAGGGCGACGAGGGGGAGCCGGACCTCGTCGGCGCGCGCGCCAAGCTCGACGCGTCCGGCGTCGCCTACGACCTGCGCCAGCTCGTCCGCGGGCTGGAGGCCTCCGAGGACCTCGTCAGCGTGGCGGCGTCCAGCGACGCCGACCTGATCGTCATCGGGCTGCGCCGCCGCACGCCGGTCGGCAAGCTGATCCTCGGGTCCAACGCCCAGCGGGTGCTGCTCGACGCGCACTGCCCCGTGCTCGCCGTCAAGGCCTGA
- a CDS encoding AGE family epimerase/isomerase has protein sequence MAAELARLLRFGVGARHRDGGFGWLDDDGVLDPDRPRALWITARMTHVHALATLLDVPGAAALADHGLAALAGVFHDDAHGGWWAGLDAAGAPTTRDKTAYEHAFVVLAASSAEAAGRPGAGEVLDEALEVLDRFVDHEHAMVAEQWDEGFERLDDYRGLNATMHGVEALLAAADVRGDAVLRDLATRITTAVVRDLAPAHAWLLPEHFTPAWEPVLDHHRDQPAHPFRPYGATLGHSFEWARLALQVHAGAGPDAEAWMVDHAVALADTATRLGWAVDGADGFVYTVDWDGTPVVRERMHWVAAEAVAATSALHRATGNPRHRERYDAWWAHVEAWFVDRDRGSWVHERSPSGGASTLTWTGKPDLYHAVQATLLPRLPLAPALAAALAGRDGGG, from the coding sequence TTGGCAGCCGAGCTCGCGCGGCTGCTGCGCTTCGGCGTCGGTGCCCGCCACCGCGACGGCGGCTTCGGCTGGCTCGACGACGACGGCGTCCTCGACCCCGACCGGCCCCGGGCGCTGTGGATCACCGCCCGGATGACCCACGTCCACGCACTGGCGACCCTGCTCGACGTCCCGGGCGCGGCCGCGCTTGCCGACCACGGGCTCGCGGCCCTGGCCGGCGTCTTCCACGACGACGCGCACGGCGGCTGGTGGGCCGGCCTGGACGCCGCCGGGGCGCCGACGACGCGGGACAAGACCGCCTACGAGCACGCGTTCGTCGTGCTGGCGGCGTCCTCGGCCGAGGCGGCCGGGCGTCCCGGCGCCGGCGAGGTGCTGGACGAGGCGCTCGAGGTCCTCGACCGCTTCGTCGACCACGAGCACGCGATGGTGGCCGAGCAGTGGGACGAGGGCTTCGAGCGCCTCGACGACTACCGGGGCCTGAACGCGACCATGCACGGGGTGGAGGCGCTGCTCGCCGCCGCCGACGTCCGTGGCGACGCCGTCCTGCGCGACCTGGCGACGCGGATCACCACCGCCGTCGTCCGCGACCTCGCTCCGGCCCACGCGTGGCTGCTCCCCGAGCACTTCACGCCGGCGTGGGAGCCGGTGCTCGACCACCACCGCGACCAGCCCGCCCACCCGTTCCGCCCCTACGGCGCCACCCTGGGCCACTCCTTCGAGTGGGCCCGGCTCGCGCTCCAGGTGCACGCCGGCGCCGGCCCCGACGCCGAGGCCTGGATGGTCGACCACGCGGTCGCGCTGGCCGACACCGCGACCCGGCTCGGGTGGGCGGTCGACGGGGCCGACGGTTTCGTCTACACCGTCGACTGGGACGGCACGCCGGTGGTGCGCGAGCGGATGCACTGGGTGGCCGCCGAGGCGGTCGCGGCCACGTCGGCGCTGCACCGGGCGACCGGGAACCCCCGGCACCGGGAGCGGTACGACGCCTGGTGGGCGCACGTCGAGGCCTGGTTCGTCGACCGCGACCGGGGCTCGTGGGTGCACGAGCGCTCACCGTCGGGTGGTGCGAGCACGCTCACCTGGACCGGCAAGCCCGACCTCTACCACGCCGTGCAGGCGACCTTGCTGCCCCGGCTGCCGCTCGCGCCCGCCCTCGCCGCCGCCCTGGCCGGGCGCGATGGGGGAGGATGA
- a CDS encoding HhH-GPD-type base excision DNA repair protein: MAIHITGDDTADDILTSSPFALLVGMMLDQQYPMEHAFRGPAKVADRFGSFDPHRIAAADPEEFAALCAVTPAIHRFPGSMAARLQELARIVVDRYDGHTERLWTEAADGKDLGRRIQALPGFGAQKAKIFVALLAKQLDVRPQGWEAVAGDYALEGYRSVADVVDPGSLQKVRDFKKEKKAAAKAQAS, from the coding sequence ATGGCGATCCACATCACCGGTGACGACACGGCCGACGACATCCTCACCTCGAGCCCGTTCGCGCTGCTCGTGGGGATGATGCTCGACCAGCAGTACCCGATGGAGCACGCGTTCCGCGGCCCGGCCAAGGTCGCGGACCGGTTCGGCTCGTTCGACCCGCACCGGATCGCGGCCGCCGACCCCGAGGAGTTCGCCGCGCTCTGCGCGGTCACGCCGGCCATCCACCGGTTCCCGGGCTCGATGGCGGCCCGGCTCCAGGAGCTCGCCCGGATCGTCGTCGACCGGTACGACGGCCACACGGAGCGGCTGTGGACCGAGGCGGCCGACGGCAAGGACCTCGGTCGACGGATCCAGGCGCTGCCCGGCTTCGGGGCGCAGAAGGCCAAGATCTTCGTGGCCCTGCTCGCCAAGCAGCTCGACGTCCGCCCGCAGGGCTGGGAGGCCGTCGCCGGCGACTACGCGCTCGAGGGCTACCGCTCCGTCGCCGACGTCGTCGACCCCGGCTCGCTGCAGAAGGTGCGCGACTTCAAGAAGGAGAAGAAGGCCGCCGCCAAGGCGCAGGCCTCCTGA